Proteins found in one Mucilaginibacter inviolabilis genomic segment:
- a CDS encoding phosphoketolase family protein, whose amino-acid sequence MKTELIKPEPLSPELLQKMNAYWRAANYLSVGQLYLRDNPLLKEPLKLAHVKNMLLGHWGTTPGQNFIYTHLNRVINRYDLDMIYVSGPGHGGPAVVAGTYLEGTYSEVYPAISQDTDGLKRLFTQFSYPGGISSHASPQTPGSIHEGGELGYSLSHSFGAVLDNPDLIVACVVGDGEAETGPLATAWHSNKFLNPITDGTVLPILHLNGYKISNPTVLARISHEELEQLFIGYGWTPYFVEGDEPEAMHWAMAAALDKAIEQIRQIKQDAVGQEKLTRPRWPMIILRSPKGWTGPKEVDGYKIEGNFRAHQIPLAVSAAAPPEHLQLLESWMKSYKPEELFDENGRLNPELAELAPKGHRRMGANPHANGGLLLHELRMPDFKKYAVPIPVRGTGGEGDTYVSGRFLRDVIRENRDKRNFRIFGPDETVSNRLDIVFEATNRQWLGPVDEHDEFLSSSGGVMEMLSEHQCEGWLEGYLLTGRHGLFNCYEAFIHIIDSMFNQHAKWLKTTREIPWRRNIASLNILLTSTVWRQDHNGFTHQDPGFIDHVVNKKADIVRVYLPPDANCLLSVTDHCLRSCHYVNVIVAGKHPAPQWLTIDEAIEHCTRGIGIWDWASDDQDCEPDVVMACSGDVPTLETLAAVTILREHLPELKIRVINVVDLFKLEKNTEHAHGLCDKDFDELFTTSKPVIFAFHGYPWLVHRLTYNRANNANIHVRGYKEEGTITTSFDMTVLNEMDRFHLVMDVIDRLPQTGSKGVHLKQQLMDKLIEHKQYIRANGKDMPEILDWKWTDRTES is encoded by the coding sequence ATGAAAACTGAATTGATTAAACCGGAACCATTGTCGCCCGAACTGCTTCAAAAAATGAATGCCTACTGGCGCGCAGCCAATTATTTATCAGTCGGGCAACTTTATTTACGCGATAACCCTTTGCTTAAAGAGCCGTTGAAATTGGCGCATGTAAAAAATATGCTGCTGGGGCATTGGGGTACAACGCCCGGGCAAAACTTTATTTATACCCATTTAAACAGGGTAATCAACCGGTATGACCTGGATATGATCTACGTCTCCGGGCCGGGGCACGGCGGACCGGCGGTAGTTGCGGGCACTTACCTGGAAGGTACCTATAGTGAAGTTTATCCGGCTATTTCACAGGATACCGATGGCCTGAAAAGGCTTTTTACGCAATTTTCCTACCCCGGTGGAATTTCCAGCCATGCTTCACCGCAGACACCAGGCTCTATACACGAGGGGGGCGAGCTGGGCTATTCCTTAAGTCATTCTTTTGGCGCTGTCCTTGACAATCCCGATCTAATCGTGGCCTGCGTGGTCGGTGACGGCGAGGCCGAAACCGGCCCGCTGGCTACCGCCTGGCATTCCAATAAATTCTTAAACCCGATTACAGATGGCACCGTATTGCCGATCCTGCATTTAAACGGGTATAAAATATCTAACCCTACCGTTTTAGCGCGGATAAGTCACGAAGAGCTGGAACAGCTGTTCATTGGCTATGGCTGGACGCCCTATTTTGTCGAAGGCGATGAGCCGGAGGCTATGCACTGGGCAATGGCGGCAGCATTGGACAAAGCAATTGAGCAGATCCGGCAAATTAAACAGGATGCTGTTGGCCAGGAGAAGCTAACGCGCCCGCGCTGGCCAATGATCATTCTAAGGTCGCCAAAAGGATGGACGGGGCCCAAAGAGGTGGACGGGTATAAAATAGAAGGGAATTTCAGGGCTCACCAAATACCGCTGGCGGTTTCCGCCGCTGCCCCGCCTGAACATTTGCAATTGCTGGAAAGCTGGATGAAAAGCTACAAGCCGGAAGAGCTTTTTGACGAAAACGGGCGCTTGAATCCGGAACTGGCAGAACTGGCACCAAAAGGACACAGGCGAATGGGCGCAAACCCCCATGCAAATGGAGGGCTACTGTTACATGAGCTGCGTATGCCTGATTTTAAGAAATATGCCGTACCCATTCCCGTTCGCGGAACCGGCGGCGAAGGAGACACCTATGTTTCCGGGCGCTTCCTCCGGGATGTGATCAGAGAAAATCGTGACAAACGAAATTTTAGGATTTTCGGCCCTGACGAAACTGTTTCAAACCGCCTGGATATTGTGTTTGAAGCGACTAACCGGCAATGGCTCGGACCGGTTGATGAACATGACGAATTTTTATCTTCATCGGGCGGTGTAATGGAAATGTTAAGCGAGCATCAATGTGAAGGGTGGCTGGAAGGTTATTTGTTAACCGGCAGGCACGGACTGTTTAACTGTTACGAGGCGTTTATACATATCATTGACTCCATGTTTAACCAACACGCCAAATGGTTAAAAACAACGCGTGAAATCCCTTGGCGAAGAAATATAGCTTCGTTAAATATTTTATTGACATCAACGGTATGGCGGCAGGACCATAATGGATTTACGCACCAGGACCCCGGCTTTATCGATCATGTTGTTAATAAAAAGGCGGACATCGTGCGGGTTTACCTGCCGCCTGATGCCAACTGTTTGTTATCGGTTACCGATCATTGCCTGCGAAGCTGTCATTATGTAAACGTCATTGTTGCCGGCAAGCATCCTGCGCCGCAATGGCTGACCATTGATGAGGCGATTGAACATTGCACCCGTGGGATCGGTATATGGGACTGGGCCAGTGATGACCAGGATTGTGAGCCCGATGTGGTGATGGCCTGCAGCGGTGATGTGCCGACCCTGGAGACATTGGCAGCCGTGACCATTTTGCGCGAACATTTACCCGAATTGAAGATCAGGGTGATTAACGTGGTTGACCTTTTCAAACTCGAAAAGAATACGGAACATGCCCACGGTTTATGCGATAAAGATTTCGATGAGCTGTTTACCACCAGCAAGCCCGTCATATTTGCCTTTCATGGGTATCCCTGGCTGGTACACCGGCTAACCTACAACCGGGCAAACAATGCCAATATCCATGTCAGAGGTTATAAAGAAGAAGGAACCATAACGACTTCGTTCGATATGACCGTTTTAAATGAAATGGACCGGTTTCATTTGGTAATGGATGTGATCGACCGGCTGCCCCAAACCGGCAGCAAGGGCGTTCATTTAAAACAACAATTGATGGATAAGCTAATTGAACACAAACAATATATCAGGGCGAATGGTAAGGACATGCCGGAAATATTGGATTGGAAATGGACCGATAGGACAGAAAGTTAA
- a CDS encoding acetate/propionate family kinase, whose product MTDTPDTYILAVNCGSSSLKFCLYRSAPIQIEFSGTVSTIGADNSRLEIKDSAFNILENRVAHFKDMDAAANVIIDWLKNRQHRYPLVAIGHRIVQGGPEHRQPEKIIDELLQTLHRYIYLAPNHLPDEIKVIRAFQSAYPHTAQIACFDTSFHRDMPSYVQNYPLPAEYKDKGLMKYGFHGISYQYIMQKLADEYEALAAQKIIIAHLGNGASMAAVINGSSFDTTMGMSPMGGLVMGTRSGDLDPGVLLYLLNQYQLSPAELDDLLSKHSGLKAIAGVSDVQELLDMEADDIRAKEALTTFCYSAKKFIGMLAAAMGGLDILVFTGGIGENSSVIRDRICRDLDFIGIDIDKEKNLENTPLISKQTSRVSVRVIKTNEELMIANLVAGVLDRAVKN is encoded by the coding sequence ATGACCGATACACCGGATACCTATATTTTAGCGGTAAACTGCGGTTCTTCAAGCCTGAAGTTCTGCCTGTATCGTTCTGCACCTATCCAAATTGAATTTTCAGGCACTGTCAGCACCATTGGGGCTGATAATAGCCGGCTTGAAATAAAGGATAGTGCTTTTAATATTCTGGAAAACCGGGTTGCGCATTTTAAAGATATGGACGCCGCAGCCAATGTGATCATTGACTGGCTGAAAAACAGGCAGCACCGTTATCCGCTGGTTGCCATAGGACACCGGATCGTACAAGGCGGCCCGGAACACCGCCAGCCGGAAAAAATAATCGATGAGTTATTGCAAACCTTACACCGGTATATTTACCTCGCCCCAAATCACCTTCCGGATGAGATCAAAGTCATCAGGGCATTTCAATCAGCTTATCCTCATACCGCGCAGATCGCCTGTTTTGATACCTCTTTTCACCGTGATATGCCTTCTTACGTTCAAAATTACCCGCTGCCAGCTGAGTATAAAGATAAAGGCTTAATGAAATATGGTTTTCACGGTATATCCTACCAGTACATCATGCAGAAACTGGCTGATGAATATGAAGCGCTTGCCGCGCAAAAAATCATTATCGCCCATTTGGGGAACGGGGCCAGTATGGCGGCAGTAATAAACGGATCAAGCTTTGACACGACAATGGGCATGAGCCCGATGGGGGGCCTGGTCATGGGTACCAGGTCAGGCGACCTGGATCCCGGTGTATTATTATACCTCTTAAATCAATATCAATTAAGCCCAGCCGAGCTGGACGATTTGCTGAGCAAACATTCCGGTTTAAAGGCCATCGCGGGTGTGAGCGATGTGCAGGAATTGCTTGACATGGAGGCTGACGACATCCGGGCAAAAGAAGCCCTCACCACTTTTTGTTATTCGGCCAAAAAGTTTATAGGCATGCTCGCTGCTGCAATGGGCGGGCTGGACATATTGGTATTCACCGGGGGTATTGGCGAAAACTCGTCCGTTATCCGCGACCGGATTTGCAGGGACCTCGATTTTATAGGTATTGATATAGACAAAGAAAAAAATCTGGAGAACACCCCACTGATTTCTAAACAGACGAGCCGGGTATCCGTCCGCGTCATAAAAACAAATGAAGAATTAATGATCGCAAATCTCGTTGCCGGGGTATTAGATCGAGCCGTTAAAAATTAA